A stretch of Pseudomonadota bacterium DNA encodes these proteins:
- a CDS encoding radical SAM protein, giving the protein MKTLSWPLKRIFWPPSLIIKQFGSVLYFKHLIKWNGFNRWLFKHSFKSLPVAAGSIGMGCIGFPSHPAWEVTAACNLRCIHCHATSGKPAKDELTTDEAKRFIDELARIDEFRMLVYTGGEPLVRPDLFELLEHSKKAGLANVIATNGTLIDEEVAFKLKEAGVVGAAVSLDSSMSEIHNRIRANPEAFEMAMRGIRSVKKAGILLQINVTAMEYNFATMDELIELADAQGAGIMLMYQLVPVGRGSKIEEATLDVNENERLLKFLIEKQKNISTIIEPVAGPQYWPYLMEQNKKTHRIWMKLAEQVFNGCAAGRGFVYIKANGDVWPCPFVEISAGNVRDESFESIWRGSDIFTNLRNRENTLHGRCGDCKYRKICGGCRGRAMAYSGDYLAEDPSCFIHTSNNCG; this is encoded by the coding sequence ATGAAAACTTTGAGCTGGCCCTTAAAACGCATATTCTGGCCCCCGAGCTTAATCATAAAGCAGTTTGGGAGCGTGCTTTATTTTAAACACCTTATAAAATGGAACGGGTTTAACAGATGGTTGTTTAAGCACAGTTTTAAATCCCTGCCCGTGGCTGCTGGTTCTATTGGTATGGGCTGTATTGGTTTTCCTTCCCATCCCGCATGGGAAGTAACTGCTGCCTGCAACTTAAGGTGCATCCACTGTCATGCCACATCCGGTAAACCTGCGAAGGATGAATTGACAACTGATGAGGCGAAAAGGTTTATAGATGAATTAGCCAGGATTGATGAGTTCCGTATGCTTGTTTATACTGGTGGTGAGCCCCTTGTACGTCCAGACCTTTTTGAGTTGCTTGAGCATTCAAAGAAAGCAGGGTTGGCAAATGTTATTGCTACGAATGGTACCCTCATAGATGAGGAAGTGGCTTTTAAACTGAAAGAGGCGGGTGTTGTAGGGGCTGCGGTGAGCCTTGATTCATCAATGAGTGAAATACATAACAGGATCAGGGCGAACCCCGAGGCTTTTGAAATGGCAATGCGCGGAATACGTTCAGTAAAAAAGGCTGGTATACTTTTGCAGATAAATGTCACTGCGATGGAATACAATTTTGCTACCATGGATGAATTGATAGAGCTGGCAGATGCTCAAGGCGCAGGGATCATGTTGATGTACCAGCTTGTTCCTGTGGGCCGGGGAAGCAAAATTGAAGAGGCAACACTTGATGTGAATGAAAATGAAAGGTTGTTAAAGTTTTTAATTGAAAAGCAGAAAAATATTTCTACAATCATTGAACCAGTTGCTGGTCCTCAATACTGGCCTTATTTGATGGAACAGAACAAGAAAACACATCGTATCTGGATGAAGCTTGCAGAGCAAGTATTTAATGGCTGTGCTGCAGGCCGGGGCTTTGTGTATATCAAGGCAAATGGTGATGTATGGCCCTGTCCATTTGTTGAAATAAGCGCTGGTAATGTTAGGGATGAATCTTTTGAATCTATATGGCGGGGTAGTGATATATTTACCAATTTACGGAACAGGGAGAATACATTGCATGGCAGGTGCGGGGATTGTAAATACAGAAAGATATGCGGTGGCTGCAGGGGGCGTGCAATGGCGTATAGTGGTGATTACTTAGCTGAAGACCCTTCGTGTTTTATACATACCTCAAATAATTGTGGCTGA
- the murJ gene encoding murein biosynthesis integral membrane protein MurJ codes for MEQKISESQPSTNPAKDIIKKGSVITIITLISRPLGYVREAIQAYLFGATLLVDAFIVAFNFPELIQILFFSGATSAFLIPVCTKYINDNEEYSKIYSTFINLSILITLFISVIFLIFSGSIINIIAPGFSPEAKRITKYLFMIMIPVISLHAILSVIKAFLNAKEHFAAPEMSGILWNIIFILSALALSGKIGIYSLAIGVTVGSFLQIIIQFPYLRKFDISYKATLSLSHPSIKEAKNLFTGALIATSIVPINSFVGRIIASFLPHGEVASLSYAFRIFILPFSLFAVPIYTVTFSKVSKLYHERDWKHIFAHTDSSIILLCITLIPSTILLCSMGDVFIKILYERGAFTVRETFITNRALFGYSTGLLFYALSISFVRIFNALHDMRTPAIIGITSIALNAILAVILMVPLQNLGISLATSIVSFYNFTMLYIILRKKTGYRLTQKTVRDIIKSLLAGVILFLSIFLVKHLLADRLYISATLSLILTIIIYSIFFKDYYLLYLKRRL; via the coding sequence TTGGAACAGAAAATATCTGAATCACAACCTTCAACAAATCCAGCAAAGGATATTATAAAAAAAGGCTCTGTAATCACCATCATTACACTGATAAGCAGACCTCTCGGTTATGTAAGGGAAGCTATCCAGGCATATTTATTTGGTGCCACATTACTTGTGGATGCCTTCATTGTAGCCTTTAATTTCCCAGAATTAATACAGATACTTTTCTTCTCCGGGGCAACAAGTGCCTTTCTTATCCCGGTATGTACTAAATATATAAACGACAATGAAGAATACTCAAAAATATATTCGACATTCATCAACTTATCTATACTCATCACCCTTTTTATATCTGTCATATTCTTGATATTCAGCGGAAGTATTATAAATATAATAGCACCTGGTTTCAGCCCGGAAGCAAAAAGGATCACAAAATACCTGTTTATGATAATGATACCCGTTATCTCTCTCCATGCGATTCTCTCGGTAATAAAGGCATTTCTCAATGCAAAGGAACATTTTGCAGCCCCGGAAATGTCAGGTATACTGTGGAATATTATTTTTATACTCTCGGCACTCGCCCTGAGTGGTAAAATCGGTATATACAGCCTTGCCATCGGGGTTACTGTGGGTTCTTTTCTTCAAATCATCATACAATTTCCATACTTAAGAAAGTTTGACATCAGTTATAAAGCCACACTTTCCCTCAGCCATCCTTCAATAAAGGAAGCAAAAAACCTCTTCACAGGTGCACTTATTGCAACATCCATAGTGCCCATAAACAGCTTTGTCGGAAGAATCATAGCATCATTCCTCCCCCACGGAGAGGTAGCATCCCTATCTTATGCCTTCAGAATCTTCATCCTGCCATTCAGCCTGTTTGCTGTCCCTATCTACACTGTCACATTTTCAAAGGTTTCAAAACTTTACCATGAGAGGGACTGGAAGCACATATTTGCCCATACAGATAGCTCCATCATTCTCCTCTGTATAACATTAATACCTTCCACAATACTCCTCTGTTCTATGGGTGATGTCTTCATAAAGATACTCTATGAAAGGGGTGCTTTTACTGTTAGGGAAACATTTATTACAAACAGGGCGCTTTTTGGCTATAGTACAGGGCTTCTCTTTTATGCCCTTTCTATCTCTTTCGTGAGAATTTTCAATGCCCTCCATGATATGAGAACACCCGCCATCATCGGTATCACCTCAATCGCACTGAACGCTATCCTTGCTGTCATCCTGATGGTCCCCCTTCAGAACCTCGGTATCTCACTCGCAACCTCTATTGTGTCTTTTTATAACTTCACAATGTTGTATATCATTCTGAGGAAAAAAACCGGTTATAGACTGACGCAAAAAACCGTAAGGGATATAATCAAATCCCTTCTCGCGGGAGTTATTCTCTTCCTTTCAATATTTCTTGTAAAACATCTATTAGCGGACAGGCTTTATATATCGGCAACCCTGAGCCTCATACTAACAATTATAATCTACAGTATATTTTTCAAGGACTATTACCTTCTGTACCTGAAAAGAAGATTATAA
- a CDS encoding sigma-70 family RNA polymerase sigma factor, which translates to MEGIKEERNINIYVEEEFKAERLYEKDLKKLPIITQEEEREFAKRISMGDLDARRKMIEANLRLVVKIAKKYANQGVPNLDLIEEGNIGLIKAVEKFDPSRKCRLSTYATWWIRQSIERAIANHSRTIRLPVHISSRIYRISKLINNYMEEDGREPSPEEIARDTGFHIDFIKNLFSMVIKTYSLETIIDEDGKLTLEEVLPDTSTEGPLSAFEQTKRVEEIASWLDTLSGDEKKVTILRYGLDGEEPQTLEAIGKLFGVTRERIRQIEQKAINKLRRTVKRKNIGTENI; encoded by the coding sequence TTGGAAGGAATAAAGGAAGAAAGGAATATCAACATATATGTTGAAGAGGAGTTCAAGGCTGAAAGACTCTATGAGAAAGATTTAAAAAAACTTCCAATCATAACTCAAGAAGAGGAAAGGGAGTTTGCCAAAAGAATCTCTATGGGGGATCTTGATGCAAGAAGAAAGATGATAGAGGCAAACTTGAGGCTTGTCGTGAAAATTGCAAAAAAATATGCAAATCAGGGGGTTCCCAACCTTGACCTCATCGAAGAAGGAAATATAGGGTTAATAAAAGCTGTAGAAAAATTTGACCCATCAAGAAAATGCAGGCTCTCTACATATGCAACATGGTGGATAAGGCAATCAATAGAAAGGGCAATCGCAAATCACTCAAGGACTATCAGATTACCGGTACACATCTCTTCGAGGATTTATAGAATATCAAAATTAATCAATAACTATATGGAGGAAGATGGCAGAGAACCATCCCCTGAAGAAATAGCCCGCGATACTGGTTTTCACATAGACTTTATTAAAAACCTATTTTCTATGGTCATAAAAACATATTCACTCGAGACTATCATCGATGAGGATGGTAAACTGACATTGGAAGAGGTCTTGCCAGATACTTCAACCGAAGGACCACTATCAGCCTTTGAGCAAACAAAAAGGGTTGAAGAAATTGCATCATGGCTTGACACGTTAAGTGGTGATGAAAAGAAAGTGACTATTTTAAGATACGGGCTTGATGGAGAAGAACCGCAAACCCTTGAGGCTATTGGAAAGTTATTCGGTGTGACACGGGAGCGGATAAGACAAATAGAGCAAAAAGCTATCAATAAACTTCGTAGAACCGTTAAGAGAAAAAATATTGGAACAGAAAATATCTGA
- a CDS encoding protein-L-isoaspartate(D-aspartate) O-methyltransferase produces the protein MFGEFYSKRQQMVDKQIIPRGISDVRVINAMKKTPRHLFLDEALWPQAYEDHPLPIGEKQTISQPYMVALMTEALHLNGNETILEIGTGSGYQTAILAELAEQVYSIERIPAIARRARKTLDDLKYTNVVITICDGTLGWKEHAPYGGIIVTAAAPSPPEPLFEQLKTGYRLVIPIGDEHLQELMIYTKEGGGTYREDNYGGCRFVKLIGEFSWKE, from the coding sequence ATGTTTGGCGAATTTTACAGCAAAAGGCAGCAAATGGTTGATAAGCAAATCATACCGCGGGGGATAAGTGACGTCAGGGTTATAAACGCCATGAAAAAAACGCCAAGGCACTTATTTCTCGATGAAGCCCTCTGGCCACAAGCATACGAGGACCATCCACTTCCTATCGGGGAAAAACAGACAATATCCCAACCCTATATGGTGGCCCTTATGACAGAGGCACTTCATTTAAATGGTAATGAAACTATCCTTGAAATAGGAACAGGATCGGGTTATCAAACCGCCATTCTTGCAGAGCTCGCAGAACAGGTATACTCAATAGAGAGAATTCCGGCAATAGCAAGAAGGGCAAGAAAGACCCTTGATGATCTTAAATACACAAATGTGGTTATAACCATCTGCGATGGAACACTTGGATGGAAAGAGCATGCTCCATACGGTGGTATTATAGTTACCGCTGCTGCTCCCAGCCCTCCAGAACCACTTTTTGAACAATTAAAAACAGGTTACAGGCTCGTAATCCCAATAGGTGACGAGCATCTGCAGGAATTGATGATTTATACAAAAGAGGGTGGGGGTACATACAGGGAAGATAATTATGGAGGATGCAGGTTTGTAAAACTTATAGGAGAATTCAGTTGGAAGGAATAA
- the proC gene encoding pyrroline-5-carboxylate reductase yields MSKIGIIGIGNMGEAIVKALLKKGLKKEEILCSEIKSDRVNFIEKTYGVKCLKKLEELVRKTDYIIIAIKPQDSKELIKNIAPFLNEKKVIISIMAGVTTSNILSIVGKPVKVIRAMPNICVKVGEGAIGITSNKITQKEEMEKIKRMFSPLGKIVEVGEELMDAITALGASGPAFFLLFLEAMIDAGVKMGITREKAKILSTQVVKGTLKMLEEEGIHPTLMKEMIVSPGGTTISGLASLEEGAFKGSIIKAIEKASKRAKELSL; encoded by the coding sequence ATGAGTAAAATCGGAATAATTGGTATCGGAAATATGGGCGAAGCTATAGTGAAGGCTCTTTTGAAAAAAGGTTTAAAAAAAGAGGAGATCCTGTGCTCAGAAATAAAATCGGACAGAGTAAACTTTATAGAGAAAACATACGGTGTAAAATGTCTAAAAAAACTGGAAGAATTAGTAAGGAAAACGGATTATATAATCATAGCAATAAAACCTCAAGATTCAAAAGAGCTTATTAAAAATATTGCCCCCTTTCTTAATGAAAAAAAGGTAATCATATCCATAATGGCAGGGGTAACTACTTCAAATATATTATCTATTGTCGGGAAACCCGTGAAAGTGATAAGGGCCATGCCTAATATCTGTGTAAAGGTTGGTGAAGGGGCAATTGGCATAACATCTAACAAGATTACACAAAAAGAAGAGATGGAGAAAATAAAAAGGATGTTTTCACCTCTTGGAAAAATAGTAGAGGTAGGGGAAGAACTTATGGATGCGATAACAGCCCTCGGTGCAAGCGGTCCTGCATTTTTTCTACTCTTTCTTGAGGCTATGATAGATGCGGGTGTGAAAATGGGCATCACCAGGGAAAAAGCAAAAATCCTGTCCACCCAGGTAGTAAAAGGCACCTTAAAAATGCTGGAGGAAGAGGGGATTCATCCAACTTTAATGAAAGAAATGATTGTCTCTCCTGGTGGAACTACCATATCCGGTCTTGCATCACTTGAAGAAGGGGCCTTCAAGGGTAGCATAATAAAAGCAATAGAAAAGGCAAGCAAAAGGGCAAAAGAACTCTCTTTATGA